The Amycolatopsis sp. NBC_01480 genome segment CGTGGGTGCGAACTCTCCTGGCGCGAACTGTACTGCGGGCGGGCGGCTACCGGGCCGCGCTGAACGCGTCGGCCACCCCGGTTTTCAGGTCCGCGACGCCGGGCTGGTGGCCCACATGCTCAGGTAGCCCAGGTCCGCGCCGTCGTGTGTCCACAATGGCCCGCACGGGCTCTGGTACTCGCTCACGCCGAGACCGTCGGAGACCGTGATGCCGTTTGTTCACCACGCCGGGCAGCCCGGCGTCTCCGCAAAGGGAAGGGCAGGCCAATGAACTCTCGATGAAACGCCTAGCGCCCCGCCACCACCGCCGTCCGCAGCTGCGGCGAACGGCGGATCTGGTCCTCGCTGTAGCGCTCGGCCACCCACTGCTTGCGGGAGAACAACACCGTCTGGTCGTTGTGGTGCGGCGAGGTCGGATCGGCGGACTCCGAGTACGTGAGCAGCGTCGACGTGCGCGGGCCGGCGGCGGTCAGCTCGGTCGCCATCACGAAGCTCGAACCGAACGTCACCGGTGCGAAACGGCCGTCGGCGCCGAGCGGGTCGGCCCGGCCGACGACGTTGTAACAGCCCTCCGCGCCGGTGCAGCCGGGCACCGGGACCGCCGGCCCGCCGACCGTGGTCTGCTGGGCGGCGGAAAGCGGCGCGTCGAGCGGGACGTCGAGGTCCGCCATCCCCTGCACCGCCTCGGCGAGGGCCTGCCGGACGCCGGCGCTGTCCGAGTTAAGGGTGCTGGGCGTCGTCGCCGGGTGCTTCGGGTCGAACGGCACGCGCCACAGGTCGGGCGCACGGTTCGCGCCGACCCGCCACAACCGTCAGCACCATCGAACCGAAACGCCGCATGCCCGTCCCCCGCTTGCCCGGCCAGACCCGTCGAAGCGAGTTTAGCGAGATCTCGCCGGCGGGAACGGCTTTCTGCCGCCACGGGCCGGGATGTGCGAAACTGGCGGAATCGGTTCCGGTCGGCAGGGGGTCAGCACATGCGGCGTGTGTCGCTCGCGGATGTCGCGAAGGCAGCGGGGGTGGCCAAAGCGACCGCGTCGCGCGCGTTGTCGGCCGAGCAGCACGACGTCGGCGCGGCGACGCGGGCGAGGATCCAGGAGGTCGCCGCGGACCTGGGCTACCGGCCGAACCGGGCCGCCCAGAGCCTGCGCACCGGGCGGCGGCAATTGCTCGGCGCCGTCGTTCCGACCGGCGTCCACGGCTGGGAGCCGATCCTGCGCGGCGCGGCCGAACAGGCCCGGAAACGGGGCTATCACTTAATTCTGCACACCGTCGGACCCGATTTCGACGGCCGGCGGCTGGCTGAGGACCTGACCGGGCTCACCATCGACGGGGTGCTCCTGATCGGCCTGGAGCGCTCCGTACCCACCCCCTCGCACGAGGACGGCCACCCCCTGCCCGCCGTCCTGGTCGACGAAGAGCTGACCCACGCCGACGGCACCATCGTGCGCACCGCGTTGTGGACCGCCGGCCGCACCGCCGCCCGCCGGTTGCTGGACGAAGGCCGGACGTCGCTGGCCGTGCTGGTCCCGCCCGTGCGCACGGCGAGCACCACGGCGCTGGCGCAGGGATTCCGCGACACCTGCGCGGAGGCCGGCCACCCGGTCCCGGACGCCCGGGTGCTGAGCCTCGATCCGGCGGAAACCGTTGACCTGCGGTCGTTCCTGCGTCCCGTCGACGGCCTGTTCGCCGGCACGGGGCCGCTGGCCGTGACCGCGTTGCGGGCGTTGCGCCGGATGAAGGCCTCCGTCCCGCGAGACGTGTCGGTGATCGCTTACGGCGACGGTGACCTGCTTCGCCACGCCGAGCCCCCGGTCACGGTCTTGCGGCTGCCCCACGAACTCCTCGGCGCCCGGGCGGTCGACGTGCTCGTCGACACGATCGAGCAGGTCATCGCGCCGCCGGTGATGGTCGAGCTGGCCGCCGAGCTGGTCGTACGGGGCTCGACCGCGCCGTAACCCCGCCTGATCGCGGCCGGGAGCGCAGCCTGATCGCGGCCGGATCCCGGCCGGGCTTGACCGCGTCCGGCTCGGGGTGCCAGACTCCGGAACCGGTTCCGGAATCGGTTCCAGTGGGCGGCGCCGCTCTCCTCTCCGACAGCCGCCGTGGTCAAGAAGCGGAGGCTTTCGCGTTGGGCGAGCACACGTGGTTCCTGTTGGTGCTCCTGGTGGCGGCCATCGGGCTGCTGGTGACGTTGATCAACTCGCGGTTGCGGCTGCACCCCTTCGTCGCGCTGCTGGTGGTGTCGCTGGTCGCGGGCCTGGCCGCCGGGGAGCCCGCGGGCTCGGTCGCCAAGTCGATGGAGACCGGGGCGGGCGACATCCTCGGCAACGTCGGCGTCACGCTGGCGCTGGGCACGATGCTCGGCCGCCTCCTCGCCGATTCCGGGGCCACGGACCGGATCGCGGCCACGGTGGTGGCCCGGTCGACGCCGCGGACGCTGCCGTGGCTGATGACGCTGGCCGCGTTCATCATCGGGATCCCGATGTTCTTCGAGGTCGGCCTGATCGTGCTGCTGCCGCTCGTGTTCAGCGTCGCCGAGCGGCTCCGGCTGAGCGGCGCGGCCAAGACCTCGTCCTACACCCTGCTCGCGACGCCGACCATCGCCGCGCTGGCCACCCTGCACGGCATGGTGCCGCCGCATCCCGGCCCGCTGATCGCGGTGTCCGGGCTGCACGCCGACCTGGGCAAGACCATCCTGGTCGGCCTGGTCTGCGCCGTGCCGACGGTGATCCTCGCCGGTCCCGTCTTCGGCCGCTGGCTCTCGGCCCGGCTGAGCATCGAGCCGGACCGGGCCCTGGTGGACCAGTTCACCCACCGCGGCGCCCTCGAGGAGCGCGACGGCGGACGCGACCTGGCCGGGGCCGGCGTGCCCGCGCGGGAAGCCGGCACCGGCACCCGCCGCCGGGCGGTGCCGACGCGGACCGCGGTCGTGGCCATCCTGGTGCCGGTCGCCCTGATGCTCCTGCGGACGCTGGCCGAGATCGTCCTGCCGAACGGCAACGGGGTCCGCTCCGCCGCGGTGCTGCTCGGCGAGCCCGTCATCGCCATGCTGGCCGGTTTCCTGTTCGCGCTGTTCGCCCTCGCCCTGCTGCGCGGCCGCGACGGCGAGTCCGTCCGGCGGTCCCTCGCGGACAGCCTGAAGCCGGTCGTCGGCATCCTGCTCATCATCGGCGGCGGCGGCGCGTTCAACGAGGTGCTGCAGGACTCGGGCATCAGCGACGCGGTCGGCTCCGCGGCCGCCGGGCTCAGCATCAGCGTGCTGGTGCTCGGCTGGCTGCTGGCGCTGATCCTGTCCGCCTCCACCGGCTCGGCGACAGTCGGGATCGTGTCCTCGACCGGCATCGTCGCGCCCCTCCTGACGGCCGGCGGCAGCTGGTACACCTCGATGGTCGTGGTCGCCATCGGCGCCGGCTCGATCGGCCTGAACTACGTCAA includes the following:
- a CDS encoding LacI family DNA-binding transcriptional regulator, which gives rise to MRRVSLADVAKAAGVAKATASRALSAEQHDVGAATRARIQEVAADLGYRPNRAAQSLRTGRRQLLGAVVPTGVHGWEPILRGAAEQARKRGYHLILHTVGPDFDGRRLAEDLTGLTIDGVLLIGLERSVPTPSHEDGHPLPAVLVDEELTHADGTIVRTALWTAGRTAARRLLDEGRTSLAVLVPPVRTASTTALAQGFRDTCAEAGHPVPDARVLSLDPAETVDLRSFLRPVDGLFAGTGPLAVTALRALRRMKASVPRDVSVIAYGDGDLLRHAEPPVTVLRLPHELLGARAVDVLVDTIEQVIAPPVMVELAAELVVRGSTAP
- a CDS encoding GntP family permease, with the protein product MGEHTWFLLVLLVAAIGLLVTLINSRLRLHPFVALLVVSLVAGLAAGEPAGSVAKSMETGAGDILGNVGVTLALGTMLGRLLADSGATDRIAATVVARSTPRTLPWLMTLAAFIIGIPMFFEVGLIVLLPLVFSVAERLRLSGAAKTSSYTLLATPTIAALATLHGMVPPHPGPLIAVSGLHADLGKTILVGLVCAVPTVILAGPVFGRWLSARLSIEPDRALVDQFTHRGALEERDGGRDLAGAGVPAREAGTGTRRRAVPTRTAVVAILVPVALMLLRTLAEIVLPNGNGVRSAAVLLGEPVIAMLAGFLFALFALALLRGRDGESVRRSLADSLKPVVGILLIIGGGGAFNEVLQDSGISDAVGSAAAGLSISVLVLGWLLALILSASTGSATVGIVSSTGIVAPLLTAGGSWYTSMVVVAIGAGSIGLNYVNHAGFWLVKESFGMSMGQATKLHTTVQTLVSVLGLVMLLVLNLFV
- a CDS encoding penicillin acylase family protein translates to MWRVGANRAPDLWRVPFDPKHPATTPSTLNSDSAGVRQALAEAVQGMADLDVPLDAPLSAAQQTTVGGPAVPVPGCTGAEGCYNVVGRADPLGADGRFAPVTFGSSFVMATELTAAGPRTSTLLTYSESADPTSPHHNDQTVLFSRKQWVAERYSEDQIRRSPQLRTAVVAGR